In Spirochaetaceae bacterium, the genomic stretch ACAGTTTGCGAGATACTTAATCATACTATAGCAGCTAATGTTAAAGGAGATATAATAACTAAAAATTTACTTATAAAGGGTGATAATTTTAGTGTTATGCAAAATTTACGTAAATTATATTCAGGTAAAATTGATTTAATTTATATTGACCCACCTTTTGCTACTAATCAGGCTTTTACTATGGGGACTGAAAGGGTAAGCACGATAAGTAAAAGTAAGAACGATACTGTAGCTTATCAAGATAATTTGACCGGCTCTGCCTACCTTGAGTTTATTCGTGAAAGATTAATATTAGCAAAAGAATTACTCTCTGATGTGGGCTCAATCTATTTACATATCGATTACAAAATTGGCCATTATATAAAAATACTTATGGATGAGATATTTGGAGTAGATAATTTTAGAAACGATATTACACGTATAAAATGTAATCCTAAAAATTTTAGCCGTAAGGCTTATGGCAACATTAAAGATATGATACTGTTTTATAGTAAAACCAAAAATATTATTTGGCATGAACCTAAAACCCCTTTTACAGAGGGTGATAAAGAAAAACTATTTAAAAAAATTGATAAAGACGGCAGAGCGTATACAACAATCCCTTTGCATGCGCCCGGTGAAACTAAAGATGGTGCAACAGCAGGAGTTTTTAAAGGATTAAAGCCGCCTACAGGTCGTCATTGGCGCTGTAGTCCAGCTGAAT encodes the following:
- a CDS encoding site-specific DNA-methyltransferase: MELYYTGKKTVCEILNHTIAANVKGDIITKNLLIKGDNFSVMQNLRKLYSGKIDLIYIDPPFATNQAFTMGTERVSTISKSKNDTVAYQDNLTGSAYLEFIRERLILAKELLSDVGSIYLHIDYKIGHYIKILMDEIFGVDNFRNDITRIKCNPKNFSRKAYGNIKDMILFYSKTKNIIWHEPKTPFTEGDKEKLFKKIDKDGRAYTTIPLHAPGETKDGATAGVFKGLKPPTGRHWRCSPAELEKLDEEGLIEWSASGNPRKIIYADEREGKKMQDIWEYKDPSYPNYPTEKNLDLLKLIITASSHKNSIVLDFFCGSGTTLVTAEELGRNWIGIDQSEEAIKIVKKKLNDREKELFSRLEYSYLEFNERSVSIASLTQEIA